The genomic DNA AGATGACCGTTGCTTTACGATGCGTAATTGATACAACTTTCTGAGAAACCGGGTTTCTTAACAACAATCTCGGTCGAGATCCGCTCATCTTTCTGAGAAACCCGGTTTCGGGTTCACTTTTCCTAATTATTATCAGAAAATGGGAACACTATTTTTTAATAGTGCGATGGCGTAGCCGCCGCCTGTCGGCATCGCACTCCCAGAAATTATCATGCAGAAAGGGCGATCGCTCTTTTTTTAAGAATGCGATCACCTAGCCACCGCCTGTCGGCATCGCTTTCCCTAAAATCATCACATTGATAGAATAGAAATAGATCTGATTATGAACCCTTAAAAAAATGACACAAATTACCACGACTGAATTACCTCAACCCTTCCAAACTCTATTAATAGAGGTCGAACGTAAGATCTTCTTGCCGTATCATTTGCAGATCAGATAGAATGACTAATAGTTTCTGAAGTTTAAAATGGAAACAATGCTAAACATTGAATATCTGACAAGCCAAGATGGAGAGGTGATCGCCGTGGTAATTCCTATTGCTCTATGGCGACAACTTTTGCCTGATGAAGAATCTTCCTTGGAGGAACTTCGGGAAGCGGTAGAAGACTATTGTTTGAATAAAGCGATGAATGAAGCTGTTAATACTCCCTTGCTTGATCGAGCGATGGCTTTGGCTTATCTTGAGGAGTAATGATTTTGGAAGTTCAATACCGTCAGGCTTTTCTAAAAGACTTGAAGCAACTTAAGAGTTCGACATCATACCAACGCATCTATGAAGTTGCGTTTACAACTCTAGCAGCTATCAACACTTTGGAGGAAATTTCTGACATTAAAGCCATGAAAGGTTACAGTTGTCGCTATCGTATCCGTATCGGCGATTACCGTATTGGAATAGAGGTTAATGGTGATGTTATAGAAGTGATGCGGGTTCTACATCGTCGAGAATTTTATCGTTATTTTCCGTAAGTTTTAAAAATTAAAATTTGTTCATAAGAAACGCGATCGCTTTCCCTAAAATTATCACCCATAAAGTGCGATCGCTCTTTTTTTAAGACTGTGATCGCTTTAATACACTACAGTGAAAAAACCGTATATTCATAGGGGCGATGTTCAGATCCAAGATTCCAAGTCGAATGGCTGTACTGCTTGGATACGCTGAAAGTCTTTATCAGTTGTTACTAGAGTAAGTTGATGTTGAAGTGTAACAGCGACAATCCACAAATCATTTTCACCGATGCCTAATTGAGTTATGTTGGTTCTACGGCGTTGGGATCGCTCTTGTGGGGCATAGCGATCAAAGACTGCTGCTTTGAGGTTGCCGTAAATTTCGGCGGTGGTTTCGTCGATGGGGTAGATGTATAGTCCAATCAAGAAACGTTGAACTAGGGCAAGATTAGCCTGTCGTTGTTGAGATCGAGCCGCCATGTCAATCAATTCACCCTTGACAATTGTGCAAGTTGCGATTGACTCATCCGCAAGATTGGCAAGGCGATCAAGCACTTGAGTGTTGCCGAGTATAGCGTAACTACAGTGATTTGTGTCGAGCAGAAACATTACTCGAAAGGATTCGGGTTGTGGTCAAATTGTATTTCGCCTCGTGAGTATTGGACGGCTTCTAAACATTCTTGGAAATCGTCCCCTGACCAAGTGCCGATTGTCTTGAGATGAGCGAGAAAGGATCTAGCGGATGTGTTACGAGGTTTGCCCGGAAGAGAGTTAACAAAAGTGAGGACTTCGGCAAGGTGATCGCTCGGCAAAGTTTCAATTGCTTGTAGAAGTTGTTCTTTTAGGGTCATAAGCTGTGCGGGGGTTGTTGTTTATGGGTTGCTCATAATGGGTGTTAGCTGTTTATATTTTAGGCGATCGCACCAAACTGAGAAGATCGGTGAGCAGTTCGTCAGGGGTGCTATCGATTTCTTGGAGGAGGAGTTCTTTGATGGTCATCGCCACATCTCAGGAGGATTGATAGCTTAGATTATAACGAGTTTTTCCAAACAAAGCTGAGAAACCGGGTTTCTTAACAACAATCTCGGTTGAGATCCGCTCATCTTTCTGAGAAACCCGGTTTCGGGTTCACTTTTCCTAATTATTATCAGAAAATGCGAACACTGTTTTTTAATAGTGCGATCGCTCTCCCTAAAATTATCGCTCATAAATAAAGTGCTATCGCTCTTTATTTTAAGAATGCGATCGCATGGGGGTGATAAACCGGGTTTCTGAATAAAATCTCGGCGGTGATGCTTGAGTTATCTGAGAAACCCGGTTTCTTAAGTTGCGATCGCACTAGACTGTTGCTTGAACAAGCATATCCTCTACCTGTCTTAGAAGTTTCCAATCAATTGCTGCAACCCAAAGACTTTCCTCTTCAGAATATTGCACCACGCCATCAACTTCTAATTCTTCGCTATAGAGGGTGAGCAATTTACCATTTTGTAACTTAATATTTTGGCGACTCAAATCTTCAATTGTACCAACACAATTTAGGCGAAGGCGACTCTGTTCATCAGCATTATGAAAGTCTGCAAAGATTCTGGGATAACTCATGTTTTTACTCGATTTAGGATGATGGTTGTGATGGGTTAGGAATTGTTGGTGTCAGCAGAAAACTTGCTTTTTCTGGTATTAAGCCAGTTAATGTTGCATGATTTGGGCTTCTGCCAGAAGTACGGATGACATCTCCACCACAAGAGCGAACTTCACCTACTGTGGTAACACCAACTTGTCCATGAGGGATTGCTAATGTTAATTCTGCTACTGACAATCCTACTGCACATTCTACAGAAATTCCCGTAATACCGCTAGGGTGGGTTCCTGTGGCT from Planktothrix tepida PCC 9214 includes the following:
- a CDS encoding flavoredoxin, translating into MEIIPNKALVVRGGRNRPEDIQRATGTHPSGITGISVECAVGLSVAELTLAIPHGQVGVTTVGEVRSCGGDVIRTSGRSPNHATLTGLIPEKASFLLTPTIPNPSQPSS
- a CDS encoding type II toxin-antitoxin system RelE family toxin, yielding MILEVQYRQAFLKDLKQLKSSTSYQRIYEVAFTTLAAINTLEEISDIKAMKGYSCRYRIRIGDYRIGIEVNGDVIEVMRVLHRREFYRYFP
- a CDS encoding type II toxin-antitoxin system VapC family toxin, coding for MFLLDTNHCSYAILGNTQVLDRLANLADESIATCTIVKGELIDMAARSQQRQANLALVQRFLIGLYIYPIDETTAEIYGNLKAAVFDRYAPQERSQRRRTNITQLGIGENDLWIVAVTLQHQLTLVTTDKDFQRIQAVQPFDLESWI